One genomic region from Yamadazyma tenuis chromosome 4, complete sequence encodes:
- a CDS encoding uncharacterized protein (COG:L; EggNog:ENOG503NXNQ) encodes MSSIVCCTCKTTYSNDEISKHLKLTRHKQVKFEPLDEIIECENCDDDNIHQLQILRYGLSDMALLCQPCLNKEEKPSTQYSLSNGSLFKKIDQYYKFRDIECYLCKNNHRLNVGLANGQQVIVCDRCIPIYSEQYPKVKLCSERDDTFLTALLGITETSKTPSKFKGRRNTMRRGKRKPMTPQEEKEAQERRDHYFSKLKESKELKSGSIVKAVGTVASKPSRVNDKNGKKGVPSSRPSSKYSSQNSSRSNSKTSSARQSKTSSPVPSGGKDSKASESHVGGPPRNGGDKGKNEESKPKDKKLEKYEKKGPKTFSDKETPKKKISRNEDSNGKGPRNEDSNGKGPRNEISNRKAPKKFNSDKAPKRDSSNKGPKKENSNDKKGPRKDTSKEKKGPLKENNANDKPKVSDKLDPDLSKLPKGIVQYQPSPEPKLRYESMDSYFREMSYNLFLEEKLSMSASQNLFLGSGDLTLSWFQDNDKKNKQYHLEIPLTQEFKDKYLSKRIQKFKKSPFSVDQIMFLVCNECVPWYGKVVLSETKKVKRYDILEVIVEQFPWNYQPLPMNINIKHLTLLPASVSISRVFLAMSRIENKRFISMLLGNTTIRQISFNNYVKFSDESKFNQSQKVALQSVLNNSITLLQGPPGTGKTSTIHEIILQLLNNLNTYPVLVVAASNIAIDNIAEKLISTHEHQLLRIVSMEKESDYNKSHPLHSICLHRKIDGMLPESMKETLAKLRSPRASEVSINQFRKVKSKQVGLSNLLITQARVIFTTSVMAGGNQLKSVKKFPVVIMDESTQSSEATTLIPLSMPGVDKFVFVGDQKQLSSFTQVSNLSLSLFERVLLNGTYQKPHMLDTQYRMHPSISAFSRHKFYNDLLKDGITAEQRTMNSIDRPVMFWDTQGKCSEERVRIRTREDNGYTYSNPGEISYIVDILQNLIYDKQVDKSTIGIITPYRGQRDLISKVLSENELINPTKEEIKVDVDRDDIYNDSKPVTIHTVSGIMIASIDAFQGREKDFIIFSCVRSNDTRKIGFLNDERRLNVAITRARYGLFLIGDHQTLDQDPLWHQYLDHLGSREFINRTDSVALSR; translated from the coding sequence ATGTCTTCGATTGTGTGTTGTACGTGTAAAACCACGTACAGCAACGATGAAATATCTAAGCACTTGAAACTCACACGTCACAAACAAGTCAAGTTTGAGCCGTTGGACGAAATTATTGAGTGTGAAAACtgtgatgatgataacaTTCATCAGTTACAGATTCTTCGTTATGGTTTGAGCGACATGGCCTTACTCTGTCAGCCTTGTTTaaacaaagaagagaaaccaTCTACTCAATACTCGTTATCCAACGGATCtttattcaagaaaatcgacCAGTATTACAAGTTCAGAGATATCGAGTGCTATCTTTGTAAAAACAATCACCGTTTGAATGTGGGCCTCGCAAACggtcaacaagttattgtATGCGATAGGTGTATTCCCATTTACTCTGAGCAATATCCTAAGGTTAAGCTTTGCAGCGAGAGAGATGATACGTTTTTGACGGCTCTTCTTGGTATTACTGAGACATCCAAGACTCCCTCGAAGTTTAAAGGTAGAAGAAATACGATGAGAAGAGGCAAGAGAAAACCCATGACCCCCCAGGAGGAGAAAGAAGcacaagaaagaagagaccattacttttcaaagttgaaagagtCGAAGGAACTTAAATCAGGTTCTATTGTGAAGGCAGTTGGAACTGTAGCATCTAAACCTTCAAGAGTGAATGATAAAAACGGAAAGAAAGGTGTGCCTAGTTCGAGGCCGCTGTCGAAATACAGCTCACAAAACTCGTCCAGATCGAATTCGAAGACGAGCAGTGCCAGGcaatcaaaaacttctAGTCCGGTTCCTTCTGGTGGGAAGGACTCGAAAGCTAGTGAATCTCATGTTGGAGGTCCTCCAAGAAATGGTGGAGATAAGGGTAAGAATGAGGAGTCAAAGCCCAAGGACAAGAAACTTGAGAAGTACGAGAAAAAGGGTCCCAAGACTTTTAGTGATAAAGAAAcccccaagaagaagatttctAGGAACGAGGACTCCAATGGAAAGGGACCTAGAAACGAGGACTCCAATGGAAAGGGACCTAGAAACGAAATCTCTAATAGAAAGGCACCCAAGAAATTCAACTCAGACAAAGCCCCCAAAAGAGACTCCTCGAACAAAGGACCCAAGAAGGAGAATTCGAATGACAAGAAGGGGCCTAGAAAGGACACCtcaaaagagaagaaagggCCCTTGAAAGAGAATAATGCAAACGACAAGCCAAAAGTTTCAGACAAACTAGATCCCGATTTAAGCAAGTTGCCTAAGGGTATCGTTCAATATCAACCGTCTCCAGAACCCAAGCTTCGGTACGAATCCATGGACTCGTACTTTAGGGAAATGAGTTACAACCTTTTTCTCGAAGAGAAATTGAGTATGTCTGCAAGTCAAAACTTGTTTCTCGGTTCTGGAGATCTCACTCTTTCATGGTTTCAAGACAACgataagaagaacaaaCAGTACCATTTAGAAATCCCGTTGACCCAAGAGTTCAAGGATAAATACTTGAGCAAGAGGATccaaaagttcaagaagagcCCTTTTTCAGTTGACCAAATTATGTTCTTAGTGTGCAATGAGTGTGTACCTTGGTATGGTAAAGTGGTGTTATCAGAGACGAAGAAGGTAAAACGGTACGATATTTTAGAGGTGATTGTTGAGCAGTTCCCTTGGAATTACCAACCTTTGCCGATGAATATCAATATTAAACATCTCACCTTATTACCAGCATCCGTGTCTATATCCCGAGTGTTCTTGGCAATGTCGAGAATCGAAAATAAGAGATTCATTAGTATGTTGTTGGGAAACACTACCATTAGGCAgatttccttcaacaattaCGTGAAGTTTTCAGACgagtccaagttcaaccagTCACAGAAAGTGGCTTTACAGTCTGTGTTGAATAATTCTATAACCTTGTTGCAAGGGCCACCCGGTACCGGAAAGACATCCACCATTCACGAGATCATTTTACAACTTTTAAACAATCTCAATACTTACCCAGTGTTGGTTGTTGCAGCGTCGAACATTGCTATTGACAACATAgctgaaaagttgatatCCACCCACGAACATCAGTTGCTTAGAATCGTCTCCATGGAGAAGGAACTGGATTACAATAAATCACACCCGTTGCACTCTATTTGTCTTCACCGGAAAATAGATGGTATGCTTCCAGAGTCGATGAAAGAAACTTTGGCCAAATTAAGAAGCCCTCGAGCCAGTGAGGTTAGTATCAACCAGTTTAGAAAAGTGAAAAGTAAGCAAGTGGGGTTGTCGAACCTCTTGATCACCCAAGCTAGAGTAATCTTCACTACCAGTGTGATGGCAGGTGGTAATCAATTGAAGTCTGTCAAAAAGTTCCCTGTGGTGATAATGGACGAATCCACCCAATCCTCCGAGGCCACTACCTTGATTCCGTTATCAATGCCTGGAGTCGacaagtttgtgtttgttggAGACCAAAAGCAATTGAGCAGTTTCACCCAAGTATCCAACTTGTCGCTTTCGCTCTTTGAAAGAGTTCTTTTGAACGGAACATACCAAAAGCCACATATGTTAGACACCCAGTACAGAATGCACCCTCTGATTAGTGCATTCTCGAGACACAAGTTCTATAACGATCTCTTGAAGGATGGAATCACTGCTGAACAAAGAACAATGAATCTGATCGATAGACCGGTGATGTTCTGGGATACTCAAGGTAAGTGTTCAGAGGAGCGGGTTAGGATCAGAACCAGAGAAGACAATGGGTACACGTACTCGAACCCCGGAGAGATCTCCTATATCgttgatattcttcaaaacttGATCTATGATAAGCAGGTGGATAAGTCGACCATTGGTATCATTACTCCATATCGGGGACAAAGAGACTTGATATCCAAAGTATTGTCCGAAAACGAGCTCATCAACCCCACGAAAGAAGAGATCAAAGTGGACGTAGATAGAGATGATATTTACAATGACTCCAAACCCGTGACTATTCACACAGTTTCAGGAATCATGATAGCTTCTATCGATGCGTTCCAGGGTCGTGAAAAGGACTTTATTATCTTTTCGTGTGTGAGGTCCAACGACACCCGCAAAATCGGGTTCTTGAATGACGAGCGTAGACTTAATGTTGCCATCACCAGAGCTCGGTACGGACTTTTCCTTATTGGAGACCACCAAACATTGGACCAAGACCCGCTTTGGCACCAGTACTTGGACCATTTGGGCAGTCGCGAATTCATCAACCGCACCGATCTGGTGGCATTGT